In one Lycium ferocissimum isolate CSIRO_LF1 unplaced genomic scaffold, AGI_CSIRO_Lferr_CH_V1 ctg10259, whole genome shotgun sequence genomic region, the following are encoded:
- the LOC132041461 gene encoding uncharacterized protein LOC132041461, translating to MPSSVGGSSGVVQYSISQAGGTQSRVPDQGSFSASSLSVQRPTLDRASFECGEQGHIKRFCPRLRQDSQSGRGYTQPNRGGYQSGRGGYQSGRGGYQTVQGDREGSPASGGLAHCYAIPGRTEAEGSDAVITGTVSVCHR from the exons ATGCCATCTTCGGTTGGAGGCTCATCTGGAGTTGTTCAGTACTCTATCAGCCAGGCAGGGGGCACTCAGTCTCGAGTTCCAGATCAGGGAAGTTTTTCAGCTTCTTCGTTGTCAGTTCAGAGGCCTACTCTTGATCGTGCCTCCTTTGAGTGTGGCGAGCAGGGGCACATCAAGAGGTTTTGTCCAAGACTCAGACAAGATAGCCAGAGTG GTAGAGGTTACACTCAGCCTAACAGAGGCGGTTATCAGTCCGGCAGAGGTGGATATCAGTCTGGTAGGGGTGGTTATCAGACAGTTCAGGGGGACCGTGAAGGTTCTCCGGCAAGCGGTGGGCTTGCCCATTGCTATGCTATTCCAGGCAGGACAGAGGCCGAGGGCTCAGATGCAGTTATCACAGGAACTGTCTCAGTCTGTCACCGGTAG